From a region of the Triticum aestivum cultivar Chinese Spring chromosome 7D, IWGSC CS RefSeq v2.1, whole genome shotgun sequence genome:
- the LOC123170758 gene encoding putative small ubiquitin-related modifier 7 → MASPARDEEEEEESKPAVAPLFVTLKVVDQKQNLVRHAIRTTDKLQAVMDMYYSKVPGVEYGTGTFHFDAVRVVGWRTPAELQMEDGDVIDFFEQQIPAGRWLLFYGALFLRIVGSGQCMFFFSNAGTGSPSLAGERVPFSRSPGRPTAGDVGSG, encoded by the exons ATGGCGTCGCCGGcgagggacgaggaggaggaggaggagtcgaagCCGGCGGTGGCGCCCCTGTTCGTGACGCTCAAGGTGGTGGACCAGAAGCAGAACCTGGTCCGACACGCCATCAGGACGACCGACAAGCTCCAGGCCGTCATGGACATGTACTACAGCAAGGTCCCCGGCGTCGAGTACGGCACCGGCACCTTCCATTTCGACGCCGTCCGCGTGGTCGGCTGGCGCACGCCGGCGGAGCTCCAGATGGAGGACGGCGACGTGATCGATTTCTTTGAGCAGCAG ATTCCTGCCGGGCGCTGGCTACTGTTTTATGGAGCTCTGTTCTTGAGGATCGTCGGGTCAGGGCAGTGTATGTTCTTCTTTTCCAATGCAGGTACCGGATCCCCTTCTCTAGCCGGCGAGAGGGTTCCATTTTCTCGGTCACCAGGACGGCCGACGGCTGGCGACGTGGGTTCCG GGTGA